The sequence below is a genomic window from Kitasatospora kifunensis.
GCCAGCGAACCGGTGTCGCCCATGAAGATCTTGGCCGGTGAGGTGTTCCACCACAGGAAGCCGAAGCAGGAGCCCATCAGCGCCGAGGCCACCACCGCGAGGTCCAGCGGATCGCGCACCTCGAAGCAGTTGGCGGTCGCGGTCGCGAACCGGTCGCAGGACTGGCCGTACTGCCAGACGCCGATGAAGACGTAGGCGCCGAAGACCATCACCGAGGCACCGGTGGCCAGGCCGTCCAGACCGTCCGTCAGGTTCACGCCGTTCGACATGCCGGCGATCATGAAGTACGCCCACATGACGAACAGCACGGGGCCGATCGACCAGCTGAAGTCCTGGATGAAGGAGAGGCTGGTGGAGGCCGGGGTCAGCCCGCGCGGGTCGTGGAACTGCAGCGACAGGATCGCGAAGGCCAGACCCACGAAGGACTGCCCGAGCAGCTTCGCCTTGGCCCGCAGGCCCAGTGAGCGCTGCTTGACCACCTTGATGTAGTCGTCCAGGAAGCCGACCAGGCCCAGGCCCGACATCAGGAAGAGCACCAGCAGGCCCGAGGCCCGCGGCTGGTCGCCGGTGATCACCTTGGTCAGCGCGTAGGCGATCAGGGTGGCCAGGATGAACGCGATGCCACCCATCGTGGGCGTACCGCGCTTGCTGTGGTGCGCCTTGGGGCCGTCATCGCGGATCATCTGGCCGTAGCCGTGCCGGGCCAGCAGCCGGATCAGTGCCGGGGTGCCGAACAGCGACAGCACCAGGCCGATCAGTCCGGAGTAGAGAATCTGCTTCACTGCGCGGCACCATCCGCCAACAGGGCCTGTGCGACCCGCTCCAGGCCCACCGAGCGGCTGGCCTTCACCAGCACCACGTCCCCTGGCCGCAGCTGACCGCGCAGCAGCTCGACCGCCGCGTCCGCGTCGGACACCAGCACCGACTCCTCACCCCACGAACCTTCGTTCCTCGCGCCCAGTTCCATGCAGGCCGCCTCCCGTCCCCCCACCGCCACCAGCTTGGTGACGTCGAGTCGGACCGCGAGCCGCCCGATGGCGTCGTGCTCGTCGAGGCTCTCCTCGCCGAGCTCCCGCATCTCGCCGAGCACCGCCCAGGTGCGGCGGCGCTCCGGGCCGCGGCCGCCCATCGTGGCGAGCGCGCGCAGCGCGGCCCGCATGGACTCCGGGTTCGCGTTGTACGCGTCGTTCACGACGGTGACCCCGTCGGCCCGGTCGACGACCTCCATGCGCCAGCGGGACAGCGCACCCGCCTCGCCCAAGGCGGCGGCGGTGTCGTCGACGGACAGTCCGAGCTCCATCGCCACCGCTGCGGCGGCGAGGGCGTTCGAGACGTGGTGCTCACCGTACAGGCGCAGTTGTACGCGTGCGGAACCGGCCAGGGTGCTCAGCGTGAACGATGGACGGCCGGTGGAGTCCAGGCGAACGTCCTGTGCCCGGACATCGGCTCCCGGCGTCTCGCCGAAGGTGACCACCTTCGCCCGGGTTCGCGCGGCCATCTCCCGCACCAGCGGGTCGTCGGCGTTCAGGATCGCGGTGCCGTCCTCGGCCAGTGCCTCGACCAGCTCGCCCTTGGCCTGCGCGATGCCCTCCTTGGAGCCGAACTCCCCCAGGTGCGCGCTGCCGACGTTGAGCACCAGACCGATCGAGGGACGGGCCAGCGAGCACAGGTAGGCGATGTCGCCCTTGTGTCGGGCGCCCATCTCCAGCACCAGGTGGCGGGTGTCCGGCTCGACCCTGGTCGCGGTCATCGGGAAGCCGAGCTCGTTGTTGAGCGAGCCCTCGGTGAAGACCGTCGGGCCGATCTTGGCCAGCAGCTGCGCGATCAGGTCCTTGGTGCTGGTCTTGCCGGCCGAGCCGGTCAGCGCCACCACCGTGGCGCCGGCCCGGTCGGCCACCGCCTGGGCGAGTCGGCCCATCGCCACCTGCACGTCGGGAACCAGCACCGCGGGCACGCCCAGCGGACGCTCGGCGAGCACCGCCACGGCGCCGGCCGCCACGGCCTGCGCGGCAAAGGCGTGCCCGTCCACCCGCTCGCCGCGGAAGGCGGCGAACAGGCCGCCGGGCGCGGCCTTGCGGGAGTCGATCGCCAGCGGTCCGGTCACCAGCGCCTGCGGGTCGGCCCCGTCGGCCAGTTCGCCACCGGTCGCGGCGGCCACCTCGGCCAGGGTCAGTGCGATCACGGCTGCTCCACTCCTCGGGACTGGGGGTGGCTGCGCGTGATGGCCTCGCGCAGCACCTCCCGGTCGTCGAACGGGCGGACCTCGCCCTTGACGTACTGGCCCAGTTCATGGCCCTTGCCGGCCACCAGCACGGTGTCGCCGGCCTGCGCGCGGGCCACCGCGGCGGCGATCGCCGCCGCACGGTCCGGCACCAGCAGGACCTCGCCGCGCTCGGCCTCCGGCACCTCCAGCGCGCCGCCCAGCATGCTGGCCAGGATCGCCAGCGCGTCCTCGGAACGCGGGTTGTCGCTGGTCAGCACGGCGGTGTCGGCCAGGCGTGCGGCGCTCTTGCCCATCGGGGCGCGCTTGAACGGGTCCCGGTCACCGCCGCAGCCCACCACCACGTGCAGCCGCCCCTTGGTGACCTCGCGCAGCGACTCCAGCACGGCCTTGAGCGCGTCCGGCTTGTGCGCGTAGTCGACCACCGCGACGAAGTCCTGCCCGGCGTCCACCCGCTCCAGGCGGCCCGGCACACCCGGCACCGCGGCCACCCCGGCCACCGCCTCGGCCAACGGCAGCCCGGCGGTGACCAGCGCGGTGATCGCGGCCAGCGCGTTGGCGACGTTGAAAGGACCGGGCAGCGGCACGGCGGCGTCCGCGCACTGGCCATCGGGGCCCAGCACCCGGAAGGTCGAGCCGATCGGGCCCAGCTGCACGTCCACCGCCCGCCAGTGGGCCTCGGCCGCGCCGGTGGCGGAGAAGGTGCTGACCGGGATCGCGGCCTCGGCGGCCAGGCGGCGGCCGTAGGCGTCGTCCAGGTTGACCACCCCGGCCCGGCTGCGTCCGGCCTCGAAGAGCCGCGCCTTGGCCTGGTAGTAGTCCTCCATGTCCGGGTGGAAGTCGAGGTGCTCCGGCGTCAGGTTGTTGAAGACCGCCACGTCGTAGGAGACGCCGTCGGCCCGCCCGAAGACCAGCGCGTGACTGGAGACCTCCATCACCACCGCGTCGGCCCCGCGCTCGCGCATCACGGCGAGGATCGCGTGCAGGTCGGTGGCCTCGGGGGTGGTCCGCTCGCTCTTGATCCGCTCGGTGCCGACCCGCATCTCCACGGTGCCGATCACCCCGGGGGTGCGGCCCGCGCCCTTGAGGCCGCCCTCGACCAGGTAGGAGGTGGTGGTCTTGCCGTTGGTGCCGGTGATGCCGATGGTCAGCAGCGCCTGCGAGGGGTTGCCGTAGATCCGGGCGGCCAGCGCGCCCATGAACTCCCTGGGTCGGGCCACCACGAGCAGCGGCACCGCGAGGTTGCTCGCCTGCTCGGCGCCCGCCGGGTCGGTGAGGACGGCGACGGCACCGGCAGCCGCGGCCTGGGCCGCGAAGGCAGCGCCGTGGTGGTTGGCCCCGGCGAACGCCACGTAGAGGTCGCCCGGTCGCACCGCGCGCGAGTCGTGGGTGATGCCGGTGGCCGGCTCGCCCTCGACCGCCGCGAGGCCCAGCAGTTGGGCGATCTCGGCGAGCGGGACAGGCGCCGCCGCACTCGGGCGGGGTGGGCTCACACGGGTTTGGTCTGATTTCGGCACGGCGGGCAGGCTATCGGCCCCAGGGCACAGGAAGCCAAGTGAGCCTCGGTCAGCCCGTGGGGAAGGGCCGGTGGATGTGAGGTGGTTCACAGATTTCGCCATGATCTCAGGGCTTCCAGTCGACGGGCAGGTTGGGCGGCGGGCTGCTGCTCGGCGGCACCTGGAGGGTCTTCAGGGTGAACTCCATCACCTGCTTGAAGACCGGACCGCAGAGTTGACCGCCGAAGTGCCCGTTGACCGGGTTCTGGATCACGCAGGAGACCGTGACCCGGGGCGCGTCGGCGGGCGCGAAGCCGATGAAGGAGGCGGTGTAGCCGTTGTACTTGCCGGTTTTGGGGTCCACCCGGTTGGCGGTGCCGGTCTTGCCCGCCACCCGGTAGCCGGGAATCTGGGCCGCGTTTCCGGTGCCCTGCTCGTCGGTGACCACCGATTCCAGCATCTCGCCCAGGGTCTTGGCCGTCTCCGGCTTGACCACCCGGGTCTGCGCGGGCGGCGCGGCGGGGGTGAAACGCCCGTCCGGTCCGGTCACCCCGGCCAACAGGCTGGGCGCCACCCTGACCCCGCCGTTGGCGATGGTGGAGAAGACCGAGGTGGCCTGCAGCGCGTTGACCGACAGGCCCTGGCCGAACGGGATGGTGTACTGCTGCGAGCCCTTCCAGTCGGCCGGATTGGCCAGGATGCCCCGGGTCTCGCCGGGGAAGCCGAGGCCGCTGGGCTGCCCGATGCCGAACTTCTGCAGGTAGCCGCCGAGGATCTGGTTCGACTGCTGCTGGTCCTTGCCCAGGTGTTCGGCGGCCTCGATGGTGCCGATGTTGGAGGACTTGGCGAGCACCCCGGCCAGGGTCAGGTACCAGGTGTCGTGGTCGACGTCGTCGTGGAAGACCCGGTCGGCGCGCTGCAGCGTGCCGGGGACGGTCACGTGGCTGTCCCAGCTGGCGCTGCCGGTGTCCAGCACCGCGGCCATGGTCATCAGCTTGGCCGTGCTGCCGGGCTCGTAGGCGTCCTGCAGGGCCGGGTTGCCGAGCTGGTCGGCGCTGGCGGTGCTCAGGTCGTTGGGGTTGAATCCGGGTGAGGTGGCCATGGCCAGGACCTGACCGCTCTTCACGTCCTGGACGATCACGTAGCCGCTCGAAGCGCCGGCCGTGCTCACCTGGTCGGTGATGGCCCGCTGGGCGGCCCACTGGATGTCCTGGTTGATCGTCAGGCGCACATCGCTGCCGGGCACCGCGTCCTGCTCGGTGGTGCCGCCGCCGGTGGGGATCGGCTGATTGCCGGAGACCGCCGAGGTGCGGTGCCCGGCCTGGCCGGCCAGCTGCTTCTGGTACTGCAGCTCCAGGCCGCCGGCCCCGGTGCCCTCGCTGTTGACGAAGCCGACCAGGTTGGACGCCAGGCCGTCGGCGGGGTAGACCCGGCTGCTGGTCTCCGCCGAGAAGATCCCCTCAAGCGGGTTGGCGCAGGCGTCGTCGATGCTGCTGCGGCCGCCCTGGCTGACCGGCTTGGCGGCCTGCAGCTTCTGGGCCCGGCAGGTCTTGGTGTCGACCTTCTTGGTGAGCGCGGTGCGCAGGTCCATGATCTGGTTGCGGGTCTGCGGGCTCTGCCGGGGGGCCAGCGTGATGCCCTGGGTGTTGGGCGTGCGCAGCTTGGCGATCACCTTGTCCCGGGGCATGTTCAGGATCGGCGCCAGCAGGTCGGCTGCCTGCTCGGGGCCGTCGGGGATGTGCAGCGCCTTGGGAGCGAACATGGTCGGGTCCGCGGTGATGTCGTAGGCGTCCACCGTGGTGGCCAGCGCCACGCCGTCGGCGGTCGTTATCGAGCCGCGGGTCGCGGGGAGCGTGACCTCCACATAGCGGTAGGTGCTGGCATCGGCGGCCAGCGCACTGGAGTCGACCAGCTGGATCTGCACCAGGCGTCCGGCGAAGACCGAGAAGACCACGGCCAGCGCGACGGTGACCACGCGAAGCCGACGCTTGGGGTCGGCCAGCTTGAGCCGGCGCGGCTGCGGGCGGGCCGGCGGACGGCCGCCCGGACGCTTGGCGGCAGCCGGGCGCTTGGCGGGGGCGGGACGCTTGGCCGCCGGCTTGGCGGCACCAGCGGACCTGGCGGCGCCCGGCGGCTTGGCGGCGGCCTTCGGCGGCTGCGCCCCCGCCCCCCGCGGCCGCTCGCCGGTGCGGCGCTGCTGGGGCGCGGCGGGCCGCTCACGGCGCTCGCCTGGGCTGTCGGGGCGGCGTGGGGTACTCATCGGGGGCTTCCACTCGGGCTCGGGCTGGAACTTGGGCTCGGGCTGGCACCGGGGCTCTGGCTCGGCGCCGGGTCGACCCGCAGCGAGCCCTCACCGGTGGCCGCCGGATCGGGCGAGGCGGAGGAAGGCGGGGCAGCGGGCGGCGCGGCCGGGCCTGTCGCCGGCCAGAGCTCGACACCGGTGCGCTTGACCGGCGGACTGTCCTTGGCCGGTGCGGGGCTGCCGAGCACCTTGCCGTCGTCCTGCAGGAAGGCCGGGTCACCGCCGGCCACCATGCCGAGCTGACGGGCGCTCTTCTCCAGCGCGTCCGGCGCCGCGGCGTGGTCGATCTGCTGCTGCAGTCTCTGCTGCTGGTCCGTCAGGGTGTTGGTCTGCTTCTGCAGCTTCGTCAGCTCGAAGGAACCCTCGTTCAGCGCGGTGTTCAGCATCAGCAGCCCGAGCAGCCCAAGAGCGAGCAGCAGCACCATCAGCACCGCGAACGGCATGCGGCCGCGCCCGCCGCCGCGTGGGGGGCGCCCGGGGCGCACGGTGATCCGGCTCCGTCCCAGCTGCCCGGGCAGCAGTCTGCCCTGCTGCTTGCCCTCGCCGGCCGCCTGCACCATGTTCTCCCGGTTCACCCTCACGCCCTCGCCCGTCATCGCCCCCCGTACGGGCCGCAGTCCGGTCAGGACCTAGCCCCGGGTGTTCGTACTCCGGATCCTCTCCGCCACCCGCAGCCGGACGGGCGCGGCGCGCCGGTTCTCCTCGATCTCCGCCTCGGTGGCCAGTTCGGCACCGCGGGTGATCAGCTTGAGCCAGGGCTGGTGCTCCTCGGGGATGAACGGCAGCCCGGGCGGTGCGGTGCTGGTGGCGCCGGCCGCGAAGTACTGCTTGACCAGGCGGTCCTCCAGCGACTGATAGGACATCACGGCGATCCGCCCGCCCAGCGCCAGCACCCCGAGCGCGTTCGGAATGGCCCGGTCGAGCACCTCCAGTTCGCCGTTGACCTCGATCCGCAGCGCCTGGAAGGTCCGCTTGGCCGGGTTGCCGCCGGTGCGCCGGGTCGCCGCCGGGATCGCGTTGCGTACCAACTCCACCAGACGCGCGCTGTTGGTGAACGGTTCCTTCTCGCGTTCGCGCACGATCACCGAGGCGATCTTGCCGGCGAACCGCTCCTCGCCGTAGACCTTGAGGATCCGGGCCAGTTGCCCGTGGCTGTAGGTGTTGAGCACCTCGGCCGCGCTCAGCCCGCGAGTCTGGTCCATCCGCATGTCCAGCGGGGCGTCCTGGGCGTAGGCGAAGCCGCGCTCGGCCTCGTCCAGCTGCATCGAGGAGACGCCGAGATCGAAGAGCAGGCCCTGGACCTCGTCGATGCCGAGATCGGCCAGCACCTCGGGGATCTCGTCGTAGACCGCGTGCACCAGGGTGGCCCGCTCGCCGAACGGCGCCAGCCGCTCGCCGGACAGCCGCAGCGCCACCGGGTCGCGGTCCACCGCGACCAGGCGGACCTCGGGGAACTGGCGCAACAGCGCCTCGCTGTGCCCGCCCAGGCCCAGGGTGGCGTCCACCACCACGGCGCCGGGAGTGCTGATCGCCGGGGCCAGCGCGTCCATGCAGCGTTGCAGCATGACCGGTACGTGCTTGGGTTCCGGTGTGCCAGTGGCCATGCGCGCGGGCGCCTTTCCTCGGTGCGGTGCCGCCCGTCAGCCGCCTGAGGGCGCCGGGAGCCGTGATCCGCCCCATTCTCGCCCACAACACCGGCGCTCCCGGACGCCGCCCGGGGTCCCCGCCCGCTCGCTGGGGGAAGGTGGTACCGCCCGGCGCCGGGGAAGGTGCGCCAGGTGGCACGGAGCGGGAGGAGGCCGCGGGCCGCGTACGGACCGTCAGACTACCGTCCGAGCCCGCGCCGTCGCCTTGCGCCACGCTCACCCCTATGCGCTCCGTCACACCGGCCGAGGGAATCGACGCCGGGCTCACCACACCCACCCGATTCCTACTAACGTCATACCTATGACAGTGACTCCCGACCGGCCGTTCCCCGCCGACCCCACTGCCTCGGCGCCTGCGACGATCATCGATCGCTTCGTCACCGCCAACCGCGTCTACGCCGAGAGCTTCAAGGACGGCGGCATGGACGCCCGTCCGGTGCGCAAGGTCACCGTGGTGGCCTGCATGGACGCGCGCCTGGACCTGTTCGCGGCGCTCGGCCTCGAACTGGGTGACGCCCACGTGATCCGCAACGCCGGCGGCGTGGTGACCGACGACACCATCCGCTCGCTGACCATCAGCCAGCGCGCGCTCGGCACCCGGTCGATCGCGCTGATCCACCACACCGGCTGCGGCCTGCTCGGCCTGACCGAGGACTTCCGCCACGAGTTGGAGCTGGAGGTGGGACAGCGCCCGCAGTGGGCCGTGGAGTCCTTCGTCGACCTGGACGGCGACGTGCGCCAGTCCATGCAACGGGTGCGCACCTCGCCGTTCCTGCCGCACACCAACGACGTGCGGGGCTTCGTCTTCGACGTGCACACCGGTCTGCTCCGCGAGGTGCACTGAACTCCGCGCCGACTTCGCCGACGCCTCCCCGTCGCCCCATCGGGTGACTTCTGGCCACCGCTCAGGGAAGAATGCGGCTGCGGACCGGCATCTCGACCACCGGAGGCGGTCCGACCGCGGGCCGGCCCCGAGATCGATCGGATCCTGATCCGAACCGGGCACCGGCCGCGTCTGACCGGGTGGGGCCGGGTCCGGACCGACGGACCGGCGTGAGCAGGGGCGAGGAGCAAACGGGTGACGACCTACAACGAGCAGGCCGGTCTCGACAGGCACGGGGCACACCCGCGGCCTGCGGCGGCGGTCCCGATGGGACCGGTGGGCCTGCCCGAGTTGAGCGCGGTCATCGAGCGGGTCAGGTCCTCGGTGGAGAGCGTGATCGAGGGCAAGCCGGAGGCGGTACGGCTGGCGCTGACCGTGATGCTGGCCGAGGGGCACCTGCTGCTGGAGGACGTGCCCGGCGTCGGCAAGACCATGCTGGCCAAGGCGCTGGCCCGATCGGTGGACTGCACGGTGCGCCGCATCCAGTTCACCCCCGACCTGCTGCCCTCGGACGTGACCGGCACCAACGTCTTCGACCAGCAGCGGATGGACTTCGAGTTCCGGCCCGGCGCGATCTTCGCGCAGATCGTGGTCGGCGACGAGATCAACCGCGCCTCGCCCAAGACCCAGTCGGCGCTGCTGGAGTCGATGGCCGAGCGTCAGGTCACCATCGACGGCACCACCTACGAGCTGCCCCTGCCGTTCATGGTGGTGGCCACCCAGAACCCGGTGGAGATGGAGGGCACCTACCCGCTGCCCGAGGCGCAGCGGGACCGCTTCATGGCCCGGATCTCGATCGGTTACCCGAGCCCCGAGGCCGAGCTGGCGATGCTGGACTCGCACGGCGGCGCCTCCCCCCTGGAGGACCTGCAGCCGGTCGCGCACGCGGACGACATCCTCAAGCTGATCGACCTGGTCCGCACCGTGCACGTGGCCGACAGCATCCGCCGCTACGCGGTCGACCTGGTCACCGCCACCCGCAACTCGCCCGAGCTGCGACTGGGCGCCTCCCCCCGGGCCACCCTGCACCTGATCAGGGCCGCCCGCGCCGCGGCCGCGCTGGCCGGGCGCGAGTACGTGCTCCCCGACGACCTGCAGGCACTGGCCGTGCCGATCCTGGCGCACCGTCTGCTGCCCACCGCCGAGGCCCAGTTGAGCCGGCGCGGCGCCGAGCAGATCGTCGCCGAGCTGGTCACCCGGGTGCCGATCCCGCACCCGCAGGGTCCGGGCTCCGGCGGTCTCGGTCGGCGGTCCTGAGGTGGCTCCAGCAGGGGAACCGTCCGGCTTCCGGGCCGGGCTGCGCGGCCTGACCACCCGCGGCCGCTCCTTCCTCGCCGCCGGCCTGACCGCGGTGGCCTGCTCCTACCTGCTGGGCCAGAGCGCGCTCCTGCGGGTCGGCGTGCTGCTGGCCGCGCTGCCACTGGCCGCCGCGCTGCTGATGCTGCGCACCCGCTACCGGGTGGCCAGCGGCCGCCGGCTCACCCCGCACCGGGCGACGGCCGGCCAGGAGGCCCGGGTGCACCTGCGGGTGGACAACGTCTCGCGCACCCCCACCGGCCTGCTGATGCTGGAGGACAAGGTGCCCTACGTGCTCGGCCCGCGTCCGCGCTTCGTGCTGGACCGGGTCGAGCCGCGCGGCTACCGCGAGGTCTCCTACCGGGTCCGCTCCGACCTGCGCGGGCGCTACCCGCTCGGCCCGCTCCAGCTGCGGCTGAGCGATCCGTTCGGGATGTGCGAACTGACCCGCGCGTTCACCGCCTCGGACACCCTGACCGTGGTTCCCCTGGTGCAGGCGCTGCCGACGGTGCGGCTGTCCGGCGAGTGGGCCGGGTACGGCGACAGCACGTCCCGCGCGGTGGCGCTGGCCGGCGACGACGACACCGTGCCGCGCGAGTACCGGCACGGCGACGACCTGCGCCGGGTGCACTGGAAGTCCACCGCCAAGTACGGCGAGCTGATGGTCCGCCGGGAGGAGCAGCCGCTGCGCGCCCGCGCCACCGTGCTGCTCGACACCCGCGAGATCGGGCACCGGGGCAGCGGCCCCGCCTCCTCCTTCGAGTGGGCGGTCAGCTGCGCGGCCTCGGTCGGCAACCACCTGATGGAGCGCGGTTACCAGACCAGGCTGCTGACCGACAGCGGCATCCAGGTCCCCGAGATCAGCACCGGGGGCAGCGGCTCGGTCAGCGAGTCGGTCGCACTGCTGCTGGACTCGCTGGCCATGATGGAGCACTCGCACGGCAGCGGGCTGGCCCGCGCCGAGGAGGTGCTGCGGCTGGGCGGCGAGGGACTGCTGGTGGCGATCCTCGGCGCCCTGGAGGACGAGCAGGTGGCCGAGCTCGGCCGGCTGCGCCGCCGGGCCGGGGCGGCGATCGCCTTCGTGCTGGACACCGGGACCTGGGCCGGCCTGCGCCAGCTCTTTCCCGAGTCGCAGGCGGACGAGAACGACCGGCAGCTGCGCCTGCTGCGTGAGGCGGGCTGGACGGTGCTGCCCGTTCGGGCCGGGGACTCGGTGCCCGAGCTGTGGCGGCTGGCAGACCGGCACCAGGCCCAGGCGGGCAGCGGCCGACGCTCGAAGGGGATGAGCGCGTGACGACCCGCGCAAGACTGACCGTGTACGCGGCGCTGGCCACCTTGCTGGCGGCACTGGGGCTGACCCCGCTGCTGCGCCCGGCCGGCTGGGTGCTGACCGCCGGGCTCCTGGTGATCGCGGTGGCGCTGCTCGGAGCCGGGCTGCGCCGACTGGCGGTAGCCCGCCCACTGATCGTGCTGGGCCAACTGGTGGTGATCTGCTACCTGCTGCTGCTCGGCGCGGTGGGCTCCAGCTTCACCGCCGGCGTACTGCCGGGCGCCGGCACCCTGCCGGCCTTCAACGACCTGCTGACCTCGGCGGGCAACGACATCAGCGCCTACGCCATCCCGGCCCCCGCCACCGCGGGCCTGCGGTTCCTG
It includes:
- the mraY gene encoding phospho-N-acetylmuramoyl-pentapeptide-transferase, whose protein sequence is MKQILYSGLIGLVLSLFGTPALIRLLARHGYGQMIRDDGPKAHHSKRGTPTMGGIAFILATLIAYALTKVITGDQPRASGLLVLFLMSGLGLVGFLDDYIKVVKQRSLGLRAKAKLLGQSFVGLAFAILSLQFHDPRGLTPASTSLSFIQDFSWSIGPVLFVMWAYFMIAGMSNGVNLTDGLDGLATGASVMVFGAYVFIGVWQYGQSCDRFATATANCFEVRDPLDLAVVASALMGSCFGFLWWNTSPAKIFMGDTGSLALGGALAGLAICSRTELLLPLLGGLFVIITLSVIIQVGSFRLTGKRVFKMAPLQHHFELKGWSEVLIVVRFWIIQGLCVAVGLGIFYAGWVNS
- a CDS encoding UDP-N-acetylmuramoyl-tripeptide--D-alanyl-D-alanine ligase; the encoded protein is MIALTLAEVAAATGGELADGADPQALVTGPLAIDSRKAAPGGLFAAFRGERVDGHAFAAQAVAAGAVAVLAERPLGVPAVLVPDVQVAMGRLAQAVADRAGATVVALTGSAGKTSTKDLIAQLLAKIGPTVFTEGSLNNELGFPMTATRVEPDTRHLVLEMGARHKGDIAYLCSLARPSIGLVLNVGSAHLGEFGSKEGIAQAKGELVEALAEDGTAILNADDPLVREMAARTRAKVVTFGETPGADVRAQDVRLDSTGRPSFTLSTLAGSARVQLRLYGEHHVSNALAAAAVAMELGLSVDDTAAALGEAGALSRWRMEVVDRADGVTVVNDAYNANPESMRAALRALATMGGRGPERRRTWAVLGEMRELGEESLDEHDAIGRLAVRLDVTKLVAVGGREAACMELGARNEGSWGEESVLVSDADAAVELLRGQLRPGDVVLVKASRSVGLERVAQALLADGAAQ
- a CDS encoding UDP-N-acetylmuramoyl-L-alanyl-D-glutamate--2,6-diaminopimelate ligase, whose product is MAKSVNHLTSTGPSPRADRGSLGFLCPGADSLPAVPKSDQTRVSPPRPSAAAPVPLAEIAQLLGLAAVEGEPATGITHDSRAVRPGDLYVAFAGANHHGAAFAAQAAAAGAVAVLTDPAGAEQASNLAVPLLVVARPREFMGALAARIYGNPSQALLTIGITGTNGKTTTSYLVEGGLKGAGRTPGVIGTVEMRVGTERIKSERTTPEATDLHAILAVMRERGADAVVMEVSSHALVFGRADGVSYDVAVFNNLTPEHLDFHPDMEDYYQAKARLFEAGRSRAGVVNLDDAYGRRLAAEAAIPVSTFSATGAAEAHWRAVDVQLGPIGSTFRVLGPDGQCADAAVPLPGPFNVANALAAITALVTAGLPLAEAVAGVAAVPGVPGRLERVDAGQDFVAVVDYAHKPDALKAVLESLREVTKGRLHVVVGCGGDRDPFKRAPMGKSAARLADTAVLTSDNPRSEDALAILASMLGGALEVPEAERGEVLLVPDRAAAIAAAVARAQAGDTVLVAGKGHELGQYVKGEVRPFDDREVLREAITRSHPQSRGVEQP
- a CDS encoding peptidoglycan D,D-transpeptidase FtsI family protein — translated: MSTPRRPDSPGERRERPAAPQQRRTGERPRGAGAQPPKAAAKPPGAARSAGAAKPAAKRPAPAKRPAAAKRPGGRPPARPQPRRLKLADPKRRLRVVTVALAVVFSVFAGRLVQIQLVDSSALAADASTYRYVEVTLPATRGSITTADGVALATTVDAYDITADPTMFAPKALHIPDGPEQAADLLAPILNMPRDKVIAKLRTPNTQGITLAPRQSPQTRNQIMDLRTALTKKVDTKTCRAQKLQAAKPVSQGGRSSIDDACANPLEGIFSAETSSRVYPADGLASNLVGFVNSEGTGAGGLELQYQKQLAGQAGHRTSAVSGNQPIPTGGGTTEQDAVPGSDVRLTINQDIQWAAQRAITDQVSTAGASSGYVIVQDVKSGQVLAMATSPGFNPNDLSTASADQLGNPALQDAYEPGSTAKLMTMAAVLDTGSASWDSHVTVPGTLQRADRVFHDDVDHDTWYLTLAGVLAKSSNIGTIEAAEHLGKDQQQSNQILGGYLQKFGIGQPSGLGFPGETRGILANPADWKGSQQYTIPFGQGLSVNALQATSVFSTIANGGVRVAPSLLAGVTGPDGRFTPAAPPAQTRVVKPETAKTLGEMLESVVTDEQGTGNAAQIPGYRVAGKTGTANRVDPKTGKYNGYTASFIGFAPADAPRVTVSCVIQNPVNGHFGGQLCGPVFKQVMEFTLKTLQVPPSSSPPPNLPVDWKP
- a CDS encoding septum formation initiator family protein; amino-acid sequence: MNRENMVQAAGEGKQQGRLLPGQLGRSRITVRPGRPPRGGGRGRMPFAVLMVLLLALGLLGLLMLNTALNEGSFELTKLQKQTNTLTDQQQRLQQQIDHAAAPDALEKSARQLGMVAGGDPAFLQDDGKVLGSPAPAKDSPPVKRTGVELWPATGPAAPPAAPPSSASPDPAATGEGSLRVDPAPSQSPGASPSPSSSPSPSGSPR
- the rsmH gene encoding 16S rRNA (cytosine(1402)-N(4))-methyltransferase RsmH, which encodes MATGTPEPKHVPVMLQRCMDALAPAISTPGAVVVDATLGLGGHSEALLRQFPEVRLVAVDRDPVALRLSGERLAPFGERATLVHAVYDEIPEVLADLGIDEVQGLLFDLGVSSMQLDEAERGFAYAQDAPLDMRMDQTRGLSAAEVLNTYSHGQLARILKVYGEERFAGKIASVIVREREKEPFTNSARLVELVRNAIPAATRRTGGNPAKRTFQALRIEVNGELEVLDRAIPNALGVLALGGRIAVMSYQSLEDRLVKQYFAAGATSTAPPGLPFIPEEHQPWLKLITRGAELATEAEIEENRRAAPVRLRVAERIRSTNTRG
- a CDS encoding beta-class carbonic anhydrase — encoded protein: MTVTPDRPFPADPTASAPATIIDRFVTANRVYAESFKDGGMDARPVRKVTVVACMDARLDLFAALGLELGDAHVIRNAGGVVTDDTIRSLTISQRALGTRSIALIHHTGCGLLGLTEDFRHELELEVGQRPQWAVESFVDLDGDVRQSMQRVRTSPFLPHTNDVRGFVFDVHTGLLREVH
- a CDS encoding AAA family ATPase, yielding MTTYNEQAGLDRHGAHPRPAAAVPMGPVGLPELSAVIERVRSSVESVIEGKPEAVRLALTVMLAEGHLLLEDVPGVGKTMLAKALARSVDCTVRRIQFTPDLLPSDVTGTNVFDQQRMDFEFRPGAIFAQIVVGDEINRASPKTQSALLESMAERQVTIDGTTYELPLPFMVVATQNPVEMEGTYPLPEAQRDRFMARISIGYPSPEAELAMLDSHGGASPLEDLQPVAHADDILKLIDLVRTVHVADSIRRYAVDLVTATRNSPELRLGASPRATLHLIRAARAAAALAGREYVLPDDLQALAVPILAHRLLPTAEAQLSRRGAEQIVAELVTRVPIPHPQGPGSGGLGRRS
- a CDS encoding DUF58 domain-containing protein, producing MAPAGEPSGFRAGLRGLTTRGRSFLAAGLTAVACSYLLGQSALLRVGVLLAALPLAAALLMLRTRYRVASGRRLTPHRATAGQEARVHLRVDNVSRTPTGLLMLEDKVPYVLGPRPRFVLDRVEPRGYREVSYRVRSDLRGRYPLGPLQLRLSDPFGMCELTRAFTASDTLTVVPLVQALPTVRLSGEWAGYGDSTSRAVALAGDDDTVPREYRHGDDLRRVHWKSTAKYGELMVRREEQPLRARATVLLDTREIGHRGSGPASSFEWAVSCAASVGNHLMERGYQTRLLTDSGIQVPEISTGGSGSVSESVALLLDSLAMMEHSHGSGLARAEEVLRLGGEGLLVAILGALEDEQVAELGRLRRRAGAAIAFVLDTGTWAGLRQLFPESQADENDRQLRLLREAGWTVLPVRAGDSVPELWRLADRHQAQAGSGRRSKGMSA